A stretch of the Desulfuromonas sp. TF genome encodes the following:
- the carB gene encoding carbamoyl-phosphate synthase large subunit — translation MPKRTDIQKILIIGAGPIVIGQACEFDYSGTQACKALKEEGYTVILLNSNPATIMTDPDFADRTYIEPVTPEVLARIIEKERPDALLPTLGGQTALNTAVAVAKNGTLDKFGVELIGAKLPAIEMAEDRTLFKEAMERIGIAVPRSGLAHNYAEAMEIIEHVGFPAIIRPSFTLGGSGGGIAYNREEYEAMTVAGIDASPTNEILIEESVIGWKEYELEVMRDLADNVVIICSIENFDPMGVHTGDSITVAPAQTLTDKEYQILRDASIKIIREIGVETGGSNIQFGINPDDGRLVVIEMNPRVSRSSALASKATGFPIAKIAAKLSVGYTLDEIPNDITRETFASFEPTIDYVVTKIPRFTFEKFPQADATLTTQMKSVGEVMSIGRTFKESFQKALRSLEIDSHGFESRLFTAPEDYRRALSTEELDTLRAKLRTPNCERLWYIADAIRAGFSLDEIFALTFIDRWFLHNLSQIIEMEGRLVSARNLLAEEDPELRDLLLESKQYGFSDKRLAVLWEITEGDVRQMRHRLNIRPVYKRVDTCGAEFEAFTPYLYSTYESECEAEPSDRKKVMILGGGPNRIGQGIEFDYCCVHGVFALAEDGFETIMVNCNPETVSTDYDTSDRLYFEPLTLEDVLEIVEIEKPFGVIVQFGGQTPLKLAVSLEDAGVPIIGTSPDAIDRAEDRERFQALLHKLNLRQPENGLARSFEESEKIADRIGYPVVVRPSYVLGGRAMEIVYDVNQLRNYMKYAVQASPEHPILIDKFLEEAVEVDVDALCDGRDVVIGGIMQHIEEAGIHSGDSACALPPFSLSPALLDEIRRQTIALALELQVVGLMNIQYAIKDDTVYLLEVNPRASRTVPFVSKATGRPLAKIAARIMAGKTLAELGILDEIIPKHISVKESVFPFVKFPGVDTLLGPEMKSTGEVMGIDHDFGKAFAKAQLGAGVKLPLSGKAFISIKDSDKKHIIEPARKLLEAGFEIVATRGTANFLNDKGVAATAVNKVKEGRPHCVDAIKSHEIDIVFNTTFGAQSVADSYSIRRSALMYNVAYFTTVAGMKAAVDGILAMRRENLDVTPLQEYYPN, via the coding sequence ATGCCCAAACGTACAGACATACAGAAGATCCTCATCATCGGCGCCGGTCCGATCGTCATCGGCCAGGCCTGCGAATTCGATTATTCCGGCACCCAGGCTTGCAAAGCCCTCAAGGAAGAGGGGTACACGGTCATCCTCCTCAATTCCAATCCAGCCACCATCATGACCGATCCCGACTTCGCCGACCGGACGTATATCGAACCGGTGACCCCGGAGGTCCTGGCGCGGATCATCGAAAAGGAGCGCCCTGACGCCCTCCTGCCGACCCTGGGCGGACAGACCGCCCTCAACACAGCCGTCGCGGTGGCCAAGAACGGCACCTTGGACAAGTTCGGGGTCGAACTGATCGGAGCCAAACTCCCCGCCATCGAGATGGCCGAGGATCGCACCCTTTTCAAGGAGGCGATGGAGCGGATCGGGATCGCCGTCCCCCGCAGCGGCCTGGCCCATAATTATGCGGAGGCGATGGAGATCATCGAGCACGTGGGCTTCCCAGCCATCATCCGCCCTTCCTTCACCCTCGGCGGCTCCGGTGGCGGCATCGCCTACAACCGCGAGGAATACGAGGCCATGACCGTGGCCGGCATCGACGCGTCACCCACCAACGAGATCCTGATCGAGGAATCGGTCATCGGCTGGAAGGAATACGAGCTGGAGGTCATGCGGGATCTGGCCGACAACGTAGTTATCATCTGCTCCATCGAGAACTTCGATCCGATGGGCGTGCACACCGGCGATTCGATCACCGTGGCCCCGGCCCAGACGCTCACCGACAAGGAATATCAGATCCTTCGGGACGCTTCGATCAAGATCATCCGCGAGATCGGGGTGGAAACAGGCGGCTCCAATATCCAGTTCGGGATCAACCCCGACGACGGTCGCCTGGTGGTCATCGAAATGAACCCCCGGGTGTCCCGTTCTTCGGCCCTGGCATCGAAGGCGACCGGCTTCCCCATCGCCAAGATCGCCGCCAAGCTCTCCGTCGGCTACACCCTGGATGAAATACCCAACGACATCACCCGGGAGACCTTCGCCTCCTTCGAACCGACCATCGACTACGTTGTCACCAAGATTCCCCGCTTCACCTTCGAGAAGTTTCCCCAGGCCGACGCCACCCTGACCACCCAGATGAAATCGGTAGGGGAGGTGATGAGCATCGGCCGCACCTTCAAGGAAAGCTTCCAGAAGGCCCTGCGCTCGCTGGAGATCGATTCCCACGGTTTCGAAAGCCGCCTCTTCACCGCCCCCGAAGACTACCGGCGGGCTCTAAGCACCGAAGAGCTCGATACCCTGCGGGCCAAGCTGCGCACACCGAATTGCGAGCGCCTCTGGTACATCGCCGACGCCATCCGGGCCGGTTTCTCCCTCGACGAGATCTTCGCTCTGACCTTCATCGACCGCTGGTTCCTTCACAACTTGAGCCAGATCATCGAAATGGAAGGCCGATTGGTCTCCGCCCGTAATCTTCTTGCCGAAGAGGACCCTGAGTTGCGCGATCTCCTGCTCGAAAGCAAACAGTACGGTTTCTCCGACAAGCGCCTGGCGGTCCTCTGGGAGATCACGGAAGGGGACGTGCGCCAGATGCGCCATCGTCTGAATATCCGTCCCGTCTACAAGCGGGTGGATACCTGCGGCGCCGAGTTCGAAGCCTTCACTCCCTACCTCTACTCTACCTACGAGAGCGAGTGCGAAGCCGAGCCGAGCGACCGGAAAAAGGTGATGATTCTCGGCGGCGGCCCCAATCGCATCGGCCAGGGGATCGAATTCGACTACTGCTGCGTCCATGGCGTCTTCGCCCTGGCCGAGGACGGCTTCGAGACGATCATGGTCAACTGCAACCCGGAAACGGTCTCCACTGACTACGACACCTCCGACCGACTCTATTTCGAGCCGTTGACCCTGGAAGACGTTCTGGAGATCGTCGAGATCGAAAAACCCTTCGGAGTCATCGTCCAGTTCGGCGGCCAGACCCCGTTGAAACTGGCCGTCTCCCTGGAGGATGCCGGTGTCCCCATTATCGGCACTTCGCCCGACGCCATCGACCGGGCCGAAGACCGGGAACGCTTTCAGGCCCTGCTGCATAAGCTCAACCTCCGCCAGCCGGAGAACGGCCTCGCCCGCTCCTTCGAGGAATCGGAAAAGATCGCCGACCGCATCGGCTATCCGGTCGTGGTGCGCCCTTCCTATGTCTTGGGGGGAAGGGCCATGGAAATCGTCTATGACGTGAACCAGTTGCGCAATTACATGAAATACGCCGTCCAGGCCTCACCCGAACACCCCATCCTTATCGACAAGTTTCTCGAAGAGGCGGTGGAGGTCGATGTAGACGCGTTGTGCGACGGCCGCGACGTGGTGATCGGCGGAATCATGCAGCACATCGAGGAAGCCGGGATCCATTCTGGAGACTCCGCCTGCGCTCTGCCCCCCTTCAGCCTGTCGCCGGCACTGCTGGACGAGATCCGTCGCCAGACCATTGCGCTGGCTCTGGAACTCCAGGTGGTAGGGCTGATGAACATCCAATACGCCATAAAGGACGACACCGTCTATCTGCTGGAGGTCAATCCCCGGGCCAGCCGCACTGTTCCCTTCGTCTCCAAGGCCACCGGCAGGCCCCTGGCCAAAATCGCCGCCCGGATTATGGCCGGCAAGACCCTGGCCGAGCTCGGCATTCTCGACGAAATCATTCCTAAACATATTTCAGTCAAGGAATCGGTTTTCCCCTTCGTCAAGTTCCCCGGAGTCGACACCCTGCTAGGTCCTGAGATGAAGTCGACGGGGGAGGTGATGGGGATTGATCATGACTTCGGCAAAGCCTTCGCCAAGGCCCAGCTCGGCGCCGGGGTCAAGCTTCCCCTGTCCGGCAAGGCATTCATCAGCATCAAGGATTCGGACAAGAAGCATATTATCGAGCCGGCCCGAAAACTGCTGGAGGCGGGTTTCGAGATTGTCGCCACCCGCGGCACCGCCAACTTTCTCAACGACAAGGGGGTCGCGGCAACCGCCGTCAACAAGGTAAAGGAAGGACGTCCCCACTGTGTCGACGCCATCAAGAGCCATGAGATCGACATCGTGTTCAACACCACATTCGGTGCCCAGTCGGTGGCCGACTCCTATTCGATCCGACGTTCGGCGCTGATGTACAACGTCGCCTACTTCACCACTGTGGCCGGAATGAAGGCTGCGGTGGACGGAATTCTGGCCATGCGGAGAGAAAACCTTGACGTGACTCCCCTCCAAGAGTATTATCCCAACTGA
- the greA gene encoding transcription elongation factor GreA produces MSQSIPMTREGYQRLQEELKKLTRVERPKVVQDIAEARSHGDLSENAEYDAAKNRQGFIEGRIKELNDKIARAQVINPAELDIDKVVFGATVTLFDSDSGNEVTYQIVGEDEADIKIGKISVTSPVGKALIGHRLDDEVRIKVPSGIKIYEIIDIKYE; encoded by the coding sequence ATGTCCCAATCGATCCCCATGACCCGCGAAGGCTATCAGCGCCTTCAGGAAGAATTGAAGAAACTGACCCGCGTCGAACGTCCCAAGGTGGTTCAGGATATCGCTGAGGCCAGAAGCCACGGAGACTTGTCTGAAAACGCGGAGTATGATGCGGCAAAAAATCGCCAGGGGTTTATCGAAGGGCGGATCAAGGAGCTCAATGACAAGATCGCTCGGGCTCAGGTGATCAACCCGGCGGAACTCGATATCGACAAGGTTGTCTTCGGGGCAACGGTGACCCTGTTTGATTCCGATTCGGGCAATGAGGTGACTTATCAGATCGTCGGTGAGGACGAGGCCGATATCAAGATAGGTAAGATTTCCGTGACTTCGCCGGTAGGCAAAGCCCTTATCGGCCACCGCCTCGATGACGAAGTGCGGATCAAGGTCCCGTCCGGGATTAAGATTTACGAGATCATCGATATCAAATATGAGTAA
- a CDS encoding DUF1858 domain-containing protein, translating into MSDKIHKKMTFHQVLQMSPEVAKVLGKFNLGCVGCMGAMNETLEQGAIAHGLDVNDILRDLNAIFPQ; encoded by the coding sequence ATGTCAGATAAAATCCATAAAAAAATGACCTTCCATCAGGTGTTGCAAATGAGTCCGGAGGTGGCCAAGGTCCTCGGCAAGTTCAACCTCGGCTGCGTCGGCTGCATGGGGGCAATGAACGAGACCCTGGAGCAGGGCGCCATCGCCCACGGTCTCGACGTCAACGACATCCTCCGCGATCTAAATGCCATTTTTCCGCAGTAA
- the recG gene encoding ATP-dependent DNA helicase RecG — MMRGEESRLKSAPPAPCLTPRNPLATPLEKIRGIGPRLVGIFSKMGLSTVEDALYTLPFRYEDRRSFRRIGELRDGHIEVFAGEIVAAGESCTPRKRRRLYEVIVTDGTGKVSLKWFRYRRDWMERFSVGKRAVFIGEVKRFGNLREVHHPDAEFYEGERSLADLTGSDPLNYGRILPVYPLSEGLQQKTARRIWKEIVDRFAPLAASPLPKTFIEKRALIPLSIALREVHWPSGDISPTDLEKGRDPARRTLVYDEFFFLELGLALKRRGVVLEEGIPFQVTHRYTKPLAAMLPYRITDAQRRVLGEIKADLMAPHPMNRLVQGDVGSGKTIVALMAALVAIENETQVAVVAPTEILAEQHYLQFRHWMELLGLRVVLLSGSMKGKEKKGVLEQVRNGEVHMLVGTHAVLQEGVDFHRLGLGIVDEQHRFGVRQRGILRRKGENPHILVMTATPIPRTLSLTLYGDLALSVIDEMPPGRTPVRTRVVTDNQRARVYSFIRSELAAGRQAYVVYPLVEESEKSDLLAASEGAELLRREVFADYRVGLLHGRMKPEEKEETMESFKSRELDVLVATTVIEVGIDVPNATVMMIEHAERFGLAQLHQLRGRVGRGTEKSTCILLRSFRCSEDGMKRLRVMSETTDGFRIAEADLEIRGPGEFLGTRQAGMPDFRVANLLRDARVLEEAREDAFELANDPAFTEDPKYSEMRETLFDRWGNRLELASVG, encoded by the coding sequence ATGATGAGGGGTGAGGAGAGCAGGCTGAAAAGCGCACCTCCCGCTCCATGCCTCACGCCTCGCAATCCTCTTGCCACTCCCCTGGAGAAGATCCGCGGGATCGGTCCGCGTCTGGTCGGAATTTTCTCGAAAATGGGGCTTTCCACCGTCGAGGACGCACTTTATACTCTGCCCTTCCGCTATGAGGACCGCCGAAGTTTCCGCCGCATCGGCGAACTGCGTGACGGTCACATCGAGGTCTTTGCCGGCGAGATCGTTGCCGCAGGAGAGTCCTGCACTCCCCGTAAACGCCGCAGACTCTACGAGGTCATCGTCACCGATGGAACCGGCAAAGTTTCCCTCAAGTGGTTCCGCTACCGGCGCGACTGGATGGAGCGTTTCTCCGTCGGCAAACGGGCTGTCTTTATCGGCGAGGTCAAACGATTCGGCAACCTGCGCGAAGTCCATCATCCCGATGCGGAATTCTATGAGGGAGAGCGAAGCCTTGCCGATCTGACCGGTTCAGATCCTTTGAACTACGGTCGCATCCTTCCCGTCTATCCTCTAAGCGAAGGCCTGCAGCAGAAAACAGCGCGCAGGATCTGGAAAGAGATCGTCGACCGCTTCGCCCCGCTGGCCGCTTCTCCGCTCCCCAAGACATTTATCGAAAAACGTGCTCTCATCCCCTTGAGCATTGCCCTACGGGAGGTTCACTGGCCATCCGGCGACATCTCCCCGACCGACCTCGAAAAGGGCCGCGACCCCGCACGCCGTACCCTGGTCTATGACGAGTTCTTTTTTCTCGAACTAGGCCTGGCTCTCAAGCGGCGAGGCGTCGTTCTCGAAGAGGGGATCCCCTTCCAGGTTACCCATCGCTACACCAAGCCTCTGGCGGCGATGCTCCCCTACAGAATCACCGATGCACAGCGGCGGGTGCTCGGGGAAATCAAGGCCGATCTGATGGCTCCTCATCCGATGAACCGCCTGGTGCAGGGCGATGTCGGCAGCGGCAAGACCATCGTGGCTCTGATGGCGGCATTGGTTGCCATTGAAAACGAAACCCAGGTGGCGGTGGTGGCTCCCACCGAAATACTTGCCGAACAGCATTACTTACAGTTCCGTCACTGGATGGAACTTCTCGGGCTCAGAGTGGTCCTTCTTTCCGGCTCGATGAAGGGAAAGGAGAAGAAAGGAGTTCTGGAGCAGGTCCGGAACGGTGAGGTCCACATGCTCGTCGGCACGCATGCCGTCCTTCAGGAAGGGGTGGATTTCCATCGCCTCGGTCTGGGTATCGTCGATGAGCAGCACCGCTTCGGTGTACGCCAGCGGGGTATTCTGCGCCGCAAGGGAGAGAATCCCCACATCCTGGTGATGACCGCCACCCCGATTCCCCGGACTCTCTCGCTCACTCTCTACGGGGATCTGGCCCTGTCGGTGATCGATGAGATGCCGCCGGGACGCACACCGGTGCGAACCCGGGTGGTGACGGACAACCAGCGGGCCCGGGTCTATTCCTTCATTCGATCGGAACTTGCCGCCGGTCGCCAGGCCTATGTCGTCTATCCGCTGGTGGAGGAGTCGGAAAAGAGCGACCTGCTGGCTGCCAGTGAAGGAGCCGAGCTGCTGCGGAGAGAGGTCTTTGCCGATTACCGGGTTGGTCTTCTGCACGGGCGAATGAAGCCCGAGGAGAAGGAGGAAACAATGGAGTCCTTCAAGAGCCGGGAACTTGATGTGTTGGTGGCGACCACGGTGATCGAGGTGGGTATCGATGTTCCCAATGCCACGGTAATGATGATCGAGCATGCGGAGCGCTTCGGTCTCGCCCAGCTGCATCAGCTGCGGGGGAGGGTGGGCCGGGGGACCGAAAAGAGCACCTGCATTCTTTTGCGTTCATTTCGCTGCAGTGAAGACGGGATGAAACGGCTGCGGGTCATGAGTGAAACCACCGACGGGTTCCGCATCGCTGAGGCCGACCTGGAGATCCGCGGTCCCGGCGAGTTCCTGGGAACCCGCCAGGCGGGAATGCCCGATTTTCGCGTCGCCAACCTGCTGCGCGACGCCCGGGTGCTGGAAGAGGCGAGAGAAGACGCTTTCGAACTTGCCAATGACCCAGCTTTCACGGAAGATCCGAAATATTCCGAGATGCGAGAGACCCTCTTCGATCGTTGGGGGAACCGGCTGGAGCTTGCCAGCGTGGGGTAG
- a CDS encoding serine/threonine protein kinase: MTEKLHPFESLTPSFIMDAIESQGYVCDCRTLTLNSYENRVYQVGIEDGEPLIAKFYRPGRWSDEQIMEEHRFCFELTENELPVVAPLMNDHGESLFRYGDFRFALYPRKGGHAPELDDLGNLLIMGRLLGRLHAVGAVRPFIDRPRLDCRSFGRDSAALISEGFVPADYKANYDALTADLLDGIDGIMGSDQGIRYIRVHGDCHSGNILWREDAPHIVDLDDARMAPAVQDIWMMLSGDRIRQAAQLGEIVDGYSEFHDFHPRELRLIEALRSLRMLHFSAWLARRWNDPTFPRHFPWFNTPRYWGEHILELREQIAAINEPPLQIV; this comes from the coding sequence ATGACAGAGAAGCTGCACCCCTTCGAATCCCTGACGCCCAGTTTCATCATGGATGCCATCGAGAGCCAGGGGTATGTCTGCGATTGCCGGACACTGACCCTGAACAGCTACGAAAACCGGGTCTATCAGGTCGGCATCGAGGATGGCGAGCCGCTCATCGCCAAATTCTACCGTCCGGGCCGCTGGAGCGACGAACAGATCATGGAGGAACATCGGTTCTGTTTTGAGCTCACTGAGAATGAGCTGCCCGTGGTCGCTCCCCTGATGAACGACCATGGAGAAAGTCTCTTCCGATACGGAGATTTTCGCTTTGCCCTCTATCCCCGAAAGGGAGGGCATGCCCCGGAGCTGGACGATCTGGGCAATCTGCTGATCATGGGGCGTCTGCTCGGCCGTTTGCACGCCGTCGGGGCCGTCCGTCCTTTTATTGATCGCCCCCGCCTCGATTGCCGGAGTTTCGGCCGTGACAGCGCGGCGCTGATCAGCGAAGGTTTCGTGCCGGCGGACTACAAGGCCAACTACGACGCCCTGACCGCCGATCTTCTGGACGGCATCGACGGGATCATGGGTTCGGATCAGGGGATCCGCTACATCCGGGTCCACGGCGACTGCCACAGCGGCAATATTCTCTGGAGGGAAGATGCTCCTCACATTGTCGATCTTGACGATGCCCGCATGGCTCCTGCCGTACAGGATATCTGGATGATGCTTTCAGGCGACCGCATCAGACAGGCGGCTCAACTGGGCGAAATCGTTGATGGCTACAGCGAATTTCATGATTTCCATCCCCGGGAGTTGCGCCTGATCGAAGCTCTGCGATCCCTGCGCATGCTTCATTTTTCGGCCTGGCTGGCCCGGCGCTGGAACGACCCCACCTTTCCGCGGCATTTTCCCTGGTTCAATACACCGCGCTACTGGGGCGAACATATTCTGGAATTGCGGGAACAAATTGCCGCAATAAACGAACCCCCGCTGCAGATAGTTTAG
- a CDS encoding cold-shock protein yields MAQGTVKWFNDAKGFGFIEQENGPDVFVHFSQIDGDGFKSLSEGEKVSFDVVQGQKGPQSANVRRM; encoded by the coding sequence ATGGCTCAGGGAACGGTCAAATGGTTTAATGATGCGAAGGGCTTCGGGTTTATTGAGCAGGAAAACGGCCCCGATGTTTTTGTCCATTTCTCCCAGATCGACGGAGATGGATTCAAATCGCTGAGCGAAGGTGAAAAGGTCAGCTTTGATGTCGTCCAGGGACAGAAAGGGCCTCAATCGGCCAACGTCCGCAGGATGTAG
- a CDS encoding cold-shock protein gives MAEGTVKWFNDAKGFGFIEQDNGPDVFVHFSAIEGDGFKSLAEGDRVSFDVVQGQKGPQSSNVRKI, from the coding sequence ATGGCTGAAGGTACTGTCAAATGGTTTAACGACGCTAAAGGATTTGGCTTCATCGAGCAGGATAACGGTCCCGACGTTTTCGTTCATTTTTCCGCGATCGAGGGCGACGGCTTCAAATCTCTGGCCGAAGGCGACCGCGTCAGCTTCGACGTCGTTCAGGGCCAGAAGGGCCCCCAGTCGTCCAACGTGCGTAAAATCTAA
- a CDS encoding NlpC/P60 family protein, whose protein sequence is MPSAGIIIIALLSTMLFGCASPTPIRKSITLPDPDEKSESLISGSAIGRIAYSVQIGAFSIPENARRLEKALRAEGLDAYFFCDESGLYKVRFGDFSTFDNASREAAGLQKMGKIENYLIVSPQGDVSDGIRSNLVDTATRFLGVPYSRGGEFADEGFDCSGLTMAVYRLNGLKLPRESNQQFKAGRHVDRQNLKKGDLVFFSTERGRKVSHVGIYIAYGKFIHAPRPGKSVKIADLDSAYFKQRYAGARTYF, encoded by the coding sequence ATGCCTTCGGCCGGAATCATTATTATTGCCCTGCTGTCGACAATGCTATTCGGCTGCGCTTCCCCGACACCGATCAGGAAGAGCATAACCCTTCCTGATCCGGATGAGAAATCCGAATCATTGATTTCCGGCTCTGCAATCGGACGTATTGCATATTCCGTTCAGATCGGCGCCTTTTCAATCCCCGAAAACGCGAGGCGCCTGGAAAAGGCATTGCGCGCCGAGGGTCTTGACGCTTATTTTTTCTGCGATGAATCAGGACTATATAAGGTACGGTTCGGCGATTTTTCAACCTTTGACAACGCCTCCAGGGAAGCCGCAGGCCTGCAGAAGATGGGAAAGATCGAGAATTACCTTATTGTTTCTCCTCAAGGAGACGTCAGTGATGGAATTCGAAGCAACCTGGTCGATACCGCCACGCGATTCCTCGGTGTCCCCTACTCCAGGGGTGGAGAATTTGCCGACGAGGGTTTTGACTGCAGCGGTTTGACCATGGCGGTCTACCGACTCAACGGGCTCAAACTTCCTCGCGAAAGCAACCAACAGTTCAAGGCTGGACGACATGTGGATCGACAGAACCTGAAAAAGGGTGATCTTGTCTTTTTTTCCACAGAACGCGGGCGCAAGGTTTCCCATGTCGGCATTTATATCGCCTACGGCAAATTCATCCACGCACCACGACCGGGGAAGAGCGTGAAGATCGCAGACCTGGACAGCGCCTATTTCAAGCAGAGGTATGCGGGAGCAAGGACCTACTTTTGA